In a genomic window of Vespula vulgaris chromosome 21, iyVesVulg1.1, whole genome shotgun sequence:
- the LOC127071420 gene encoding uncharacterized protein LOC127071420: MATRRPGLTKTQALRQARSSALVKQYAERKETVEQPPPEPPKRRRIAPTHEPKKVDFTKPGLTKAMLARKKHAEEMKKEYVRKKEEETAAVGRRPRRTPAPIGGDVRMGREKMPRRKAPPKALPPIPEKTRELAKTIRADVVRAEPIGKGPIDSVVIPAGSIKDNRTTIVSIPQPPEVSRVTDRSMQVISETLDEQDAAEAVAVQSKLDDLQQARRDFVMTVANISGKVAAIDQVPPIEAETPPRYLQRVHDIDDPYLRIEYTKDHPIVEAAREFMQKSLRAMKESEAAKRWDDEIRKITQAATEIALELDDEPPLYEEKLIEFDEDEEYHTPPTPPGYRGRQIIDVSPSARRRDIYEYGTFDPEELERFFDIERYPPFRIPPLGRETLHPDLWEIEDPWFIPPPEPDQPDLIQFD, encoded by the exons ATGGCCACCCGTAGACCAGGTCTTACCAAAACCCAAGCTTTACGCCAAGCAAGATCTTCGGCACTTGTCAAGCAATATgcggaaaggaaagaaactgTCGAGCAACCTCCGCCAGAACCACCGAAGAGACGAAGGATAGCACCGACACATGAGCCGAAGAAAGTTGACTTCACTAAACCGGGTTTAACAAAAGCTATGTTAGCCCGAAAAAAACATGCGGaggaaatgaagaaagagtATGTacgtaaaaaggaagaggaaaccGCAGCTGTAGGCCGTCGGCCGAGACGAACGCCAGCACCGATCGGTGGCGATGTTAG GATGGGTCGAGAAAAGATGCCCAGACGAAAAGCACCTCCTAAAGCATTACCGCCCATACCAGAGAAAACTCGTGAGCTTGCAAAAACTATCAGAGCCGATGTCGTTCGTGCCGAACCGATAGGTAAAGGACCGATCGATAGCGTTGTCATACCAGCGGGATCGATTAAAGATAATCGTACTACGATCGTCAGTATTCCTCAACCACCAGAAGTATCTAGAGTAACCGATCGTTCGATGCAAGTAATCAG CGAAACCTTAGATGAGCAGGATGCTGCCGAAGCTGTAGCCGTACAATCGAAGCTGGATGATTTACAGCAAGCAAGGAGAGATTTTGTAATGACTGTAGCGAATATCAGTGGAAAAGTAGCCGCGATCGATCAAGTGCCCCCTATAGAAGCCGAAACACCCCCTAGATATCTGCAAAG AGTACACGATATAGATGATCCATACCTGCGTATAGAATATACCAAAGATCATCCGATCGTAGAAGCAGCCCGTGAATTTATGCAGAAAAGCCTTAGAGCTATGAAAGAAAGTGAAGCGGCTAAAAGATGGGATGACGAGATTAGGAAAATCACTCAGGCCGCAACAGAAATAGCTTTGGAACTAGACGACGAACCTCCTCTCTATGAAGAAAAGCTTATAGAATttgatgaagatgaagaatacCACACGCCGCCTACTCCACCGGGTTATCGCGGTAGACAAATAATTGATGTATCACCTTCAGCTCGTCGAAGGGATATTTATGAATATGGAACCTTTGATCCGGAAGAATTGGAAAGATTCTTCGATATCGAACGTTATCCACCTTTCCGCATTCCACCATTAGGTCGAGAAACTCTTCATCCCGATCTTTGGGAAATCGAGGATCCTTGGTTTATACCACCTCCAGAACCTGACCAGCCGGATTTGATTCAATTTGATTAG